Proteins encoded in a region of the Streptococcus sanguinis genome:
- the rpmJ gene encoding 50S ribosomal protein L36 codes for MKVRPSVKPICEYCKVIRRNGRVMVICPANPKHKQRQG; via the coding sequence ATGAAAGTAAGACCATCGGTCAAACCAATTTGCGAATACTGCAAAGTTATTCGTCGTAATGGTCGTGTTATGGTAATTTGCCCAGCAAATCCAAAACACAAACAACGTCAAGGATAA